The following are from one region of the Oscarella lobularis chromosome 3, ooOscLobu1.1, whole genome shotgun sequence genome:
- the LOC136184289 gene encoding aspartic and glutamic acid-rich protein-like, which translates to MSHSPMSYEEYSEVVQASLRNSGFWYERDCLGKSNFQNQNVYGYGAFACSRPRCNNQWTSRRAWLTVDLKNWEITYIFRQKCQNCNTKAEATFSDSELERMIAIVVDRFTGLVNGTYESGPRRTSNGPHDSSRCEKCGFGRGRPCIQSSHYEEDEDNEESSSSPNDSDDQSDEDIKDEDSYEDYENQDDKEYDDDCEDQDDNEYDDDEYDEDEYEDHEDQDDDEFDEDEYEDDEDQDDEEYDDDFENQDNEDEDGNHEDQYNDDPFEEGDDSFCPSNNQYDDYDQYGDDYHPHDDDQIQEDEYDDYDQYGDDYQHYYDE; encoded by the exons ATGTCTCATTCCCCAATGAGCTACGAGGAATATTCTGAAGTTGTTCAGGCGTCCTTGCGAAACTCCGGTTTCTGGTACGAAAGAGACTGTCTCGGAAAAAGCAATTTTCAGAACCAAAACGTTTACGGTTACGGAGCTTTTGCCTGCTCCAGACCTCGGTGCAATAATCAGTGGACGAGCCGTCGCGCCTGGTTGACTGTAGATCTAAAGAATTGGGAAATAACCTACATTTTTCGTCAGAAGTGCCAAAATTGCAATACTAAGGCAGAAGCAACGTTTTCCGACTCAGAATTGGAAAGAATGATTGCtattgtcgtcgatcgctttACCGGACTTGTAAACGGCACCTACGAGAGCGGGCCTCGAAGGACGTCGAACGGCCCTCACGATTCGAGTCGATGCGAAAAATGCGGATTCGGTCGCGGCAGACCGTGCATCCAAAGCAGCCACtacgaggaagacgaagacaatGAAGA GTCAAGCAGTAGTCCCAACGACAGTGATGATCAGTCTGATGAGGACATCAAGGACGAAGATTCGTATGAAGACTATGAAAATCAGGATGACAAAGAGTATGATGATGACTGTGAAGATCAAGATGACAACGagtatgacgacgacgagtatGATGAGGACGAATATGAAGATCACGAAGATCAGGATGATGACGAGTTTGATGAGGACGAGTatgaagatgatgaagatCAGGATGACGAAGAGTACGATGATGACTTTGAAAATCAGGATAACGAAGATGAAGACGGCAACCACGAAGATCAGTACAACGACGACCCGTTTGAAGAGGGTGATGACAGCTTCTGCCCTAGTAACAATCAATATGACGACTATGATCAATACGGCGACGACTATCATCCACATGACGACGATCAGATTCAAGAGGATGAGTACGACGACTATGATCAATACGGTGACGATTATCAGCATTACTATGATGAAtga